In Shewanella sp. GD04112, the sequence CTGACTCCCCCAAAAGAATCAACCCAATGGGTTGAAGCTGGCGCACTCAGACTCAAGGCGCCGCTCGCAGAGCTACTCAAATACTGGGAAAAGGAGCGGCTGATCACCCCGCTCGATCGCCATTTTGCCCTTGAGATGGCTAGGCTTCACCCCAATGACGCCCAAGAGCCACTGTTTATGCTGCTGTGCGCCCTGTTAAGCCAACAGCTCTCGGCCCAACATACCTGCCTAGTGCTCGAACATATAGTGCCAGCCAATCCGATGGCAGAGTCGGTTAATCACTGCCAAATCCGTTTGAGCCTGCCAGAGCTGATTGCAAGGCTGCAAAATTTTGAGGCCGTTGGCGAACCTCACAGCAATAAACCACTGATTTTTGATGGCGGCCGACTCTATCTTGAGCGTTATCATCATTTCGAAACCGAGGTGGCCAACGCCCTGACAAGGCTATCTTCGAGTCAACCCGCCAACAGCAATGATAAAGATTCAGACGCGCCGCTACGCAGGCAGCTCGATTACTTATTTCCAAACGCCGCATCTTCCCATGCAGCCACAACCCTTGAGCCTCATATCGACTGGCAAAAGGTGGCAACGGCAACGGCGCTCGGCAAGAAGCTTGCGGTGATCACCGGCGGCCCTGGTACAGGCAAAACCACCACAGTGACTAAGTTACTGTTGCTACAGCAATTAGGTTCACCAAAACAGATAAGACTCGTCGCCCCGACAGGTAAGGCCGCCGCCCGTTTAAGTGAATCGATAAAGGCCTCGAAAGCAAGACTCGAGCAGGAACTCAAACAGGCTCAAGCGACAAACGAACAAGTACAAAGTCACGAAACCCAAGCGCTGTTAGCCGCGCTCAAGCAAGTGCCGGAAGAGGCATCAACCTTACATCGTCTGCTGGGGGTTATCCCCAATTCGGCGCAGTTTCGTCACCATCAGGGCAATCCCCTGCGGCTAGATCTCTTGATTGTCGATGAAGCCTCAATGGTCGATTTGCCAATGATGTATAAGCTGCTCACGGCCCTCCCCGAACAGGCGGGTTTGATACTGCTTGGGGATCAGGACCAACTCGCCTCGGTTGAAGCAGGCGCAGTGCTAGCCGATATTTGCGCAGGACTAAAATACGAGTCAGACCAACACTCTGAATGGCGAATGCGTTATAGCCAAGCTCAGGCCGAACAATTGAGCAAGCTCACCAGCTTTGATCTGCGCGCCTATATTCACCGCGAGCCAAAGATTGGCGACAGTTTGTGTATGTTGACCCACAGCCACAGATTTAAGGGCGATGCGGGCATTGGCCTATTAGCCAGTGCGGTGAATCGCTCCGATCTGGCGGGGATTTTGACCGTATGGCAACGGGGACTGGCCGAGCTTACTTGGCTAGAACACAGTATGGCTCTGAGCCAGACCCAAGCCAAAATCAGCGAGCCTGCAAACAACAGCGGACTTCATGCCCTGCTAACACAGGCCTGTGAGCAATACGCTGAGTATTTACGTCCGCTGCAAATTTCAGATCCAAGCAGTGTGCCAAGCGCCATCGAAGCCATTGCCCGCTTTAACCAGTATCGCATCCTATGCGCCATGCGCAGTGGCGATTATGGTGTCGAAGGTATCAATCAAACTGTGACTAAGGCGCTGTCTCAGGCCAAGCTGATCCATCCCCAGCAAGAGTTTTACCTCGGCAGACCGATTATTATCCAAAGCAACGACTATAACTTGGGCCTGTTTAACGGTGATATTGGCTTGATTTTGCAGGATGAAGACAGGCCAGAGCGACTGATGGCCCACTTTATCAAAGCCGATGGCAAACTGCTTAAAGTGCTCCCGGCAAGGCTACCTAGCCATGAAACCTGCTACGCCATGACGGTACATAAAAGTCAGGGCAGTGAATTTAATCGCGTCGCCCTCGTACTTCCGCCAAATCCGAGCCTAGTACAGTGGCAATTGCTCACCAAGGAGCTTGTCTACACCGCGATTACCCGTGCAAAACAACACTTTAGCTGTTTAGGAACACAGCAAGTCTTCGAGCGTGCAAGCCAGCAAGCCACCCAACGGGCCTCAGGTTTAGCCGATAGGCTCTGGCGCGATTAAGTGATAACGAATGAATAGTTAACTTATTGATTAACATTAAGAATCAACAAGTAAAAGGATCTTAAGATTGACGGAACAAGCCATGATCAAACTGCACCAGATGCAAGATGTCATCAATTTATTTGATGGCATTAAAGCTGAGGCGCAATTACCCGCACAATGCTACGAATGCTCACGTTACATTCGTTGGTCAGAATTTGAGGCAATGCAAGTATACGAGCTTGATTTTGAACCTTATTTAACCGTTGCAGCAAACTGTGATATGCGTTTTTTTACCCTGTATCAGAGTCAGCACCGCTTATATCTTGCCCATTGCAACTATGCTGGTCACGCGCCGCGATGGGAAGCTCGCCCCATCACCTTGTCGCAACTGACGGATACCGCGTTAATGACGAGGCTGATGCAAGAACACGCCTATCAGTTAGGGCTCAATATCAAGCTCGATTTGGATTATCCCGTCTAGTCTCACTTTGTTGGGCTGAAATGCATTGTACTAGACTGGTTATCATCGAAGTCTTTGGTCACTGATAAAGGAAGCAAGATTTGAAGTCGCAAGTAAAAGATAACTATCAAATCACAGTGGCGACCTTTGATAAACATGCCAAACAGTATCAGGACAAATATCTGGAATTTGCCCCATACACCCAAAGCTATGATTGCCTGCTGAGCTATCTCACCGAACATAGTCGCCTACTCGATATCAGTTGTGGGCCAGGCGGTATCAGCCGCTATCTGGTTGCGAAGGAACCTAAATTAACGGTTTTTGGTATCGACCTCGCCCCGCAAATGATCTCGCTCGCGAAACAAAATGTCCCCTCGGGTCACTTTGAGCTCATGGACTGCCGTCATCTTCATAAGCTTATTGACCGAAACATGCCGCCGTTTGATCTTATCGCCTGCGGCTTTGCACTGCCTTACTTATCCCAAACGGATCTGGTCGCGTTTTTTGCACATCTTCGCGCCCTGATTGCGCCGCAGGGCATTGTGTATCTTAGCACCATGGAAGGTGAAGATAGCCGTTCTGGTTTACAAACTGGTAGCACTGGCGACAGTGTCTATGTGCATTACCATCAATATGATTTTATTGAACAACAACTTGCGGCCAATGGTTTTCAGATACGAGATGTCAAGCGTCAGCTCTTTCCAGCATCTGAAGGAACAACGGATCTCTTTATTCTGGCGCAAGCGGGTGCTTAGCATAAGTAGCCCTAAACCGAGTAAACACGTAGCCCATTGCAATCATTAATCATTCACTCACAACCGCCCTATTAACCGATAAGGCCTATCAATATTGCGTTAATCATCTATAGGTAAAAATGCTTCACCTTTGTGTTGAACCGCAGCCCTTTACTGCACAAAATAACATCACTTAGTTAGCCACCAAGCGTAAGAAGCTATCCAATCAAGGCACAGTTTGTTTCTCTTTGTCGATCATGGGTAGATTTTTTGTTTATAAACTCGGCAAATAGGAGCATGACAGACTAGGCTTTTGTTGAAAGCCAATTCGGAGCGACTAAATAGCACACTAAACAATCAGCTAAAAATATAATGAATATCAGATGGATATAAAGAACATCATACTATATGTTAATAATAGGTTAATTCGACGACGTGTCTAAACCTTACTCCTACATATAGGTTTGATGAACCTGTGGTGTATAAGCAGATAGCAGAGTGCCGTTGTGATGCTTTCTTGTTAATAACCAAATGATTAATAAAGGAATGACATTATGTTTTGGTGGAAAGTTAAATCAAATAACAGGGATGCGAACAACCATTCATCAGGTTTTACAGCAGCCGAAACGCTTGAGAATGAACTGGCGGCGATTCGTGCCTACACTGCCTATATTTGTTTCACACCTAAGGGTGAAATCATTGAAGCCAATGATATTTTCTTAGATGTAATGGGTTACAGTGCCAATGAAATCCTTGGTAAACACCATAGAATGTTTTGTACGACGCAATACTCGGGCTCGCTGGAATATCAAAAGTTTTGGCAGGAACTTGCTGCAGGCAATGCGTTTACGGGGACATTCCAACGTTTAAAGAAAAACCACATCCCAGTTTATGTCGAGGCCAGTTATTTCCCCGTAAAAAACAGTGCGGGTGACGTCGTGAAAATCATCAAAATCGCCAATGATGTTACGGCGTCACAACTTAACCTCATTGCTAAGAATGCCATTCTCGATGCCCTCGATCGCTCCCAAGCCGTTATTGAGTTTTTACCCGATGGTACAGTGATCACCGCGAATCAAAACTTCTTGGATATCATGCATTACCAACTAGATGAAATCCAAGGTAAGCACCATAAGATGTTCTGCGACAACGAGTTTTACCGTATTAGACCCGACTTTTGGAAACGACTTGCCGCAGGCGAACACTTCACCGGACGCTTTAAACGCATCGATGCACATAACAATGTGATTTGGCTTGAAGCTACCTACAATCCGATCCGTGATGCATCAAATAAGGTGTATAAGATCGTAAAGTTTGCTTCGGATATCTCCCATAGAGTCAATACCGCCCTGCAAGCGGTGGACATGGCGGCGGCGACGTCAGAGCAAACCTCACAAATCACCACAAATGCAGTGCAAGTGCTGAACGAAGCCGTCTGTACTTCGCATCAAATTGCCGAGCAAGTTAAAAATGCCTCGAATATTGGTGGTGAGCTACTCGTACAATCAAAAAATATCAACGACATAGTGATCACCATCCGTGGCATTGCAGAACAAACCAATTTGCTCGCCCTTAATGCGGCGATTGAGGCGGCTAGAGCGGGCGATTTGGGTCGAGGTTTTGCCGTCGTAGCCGATGAGGTCAGAAAGTTAGCCTCTCGCACCTCCACGGCGACCAGCGAAATCGCGAATGTGGTTCAACAAAATACCGACCTAATCAAAAACATCGATCATCAACTGAGCAACATCACCAATGTGGCATTGCATGGGGAGGACAGTATCAATCATGTCGCCGCTGGCCTTGCCGATGTCGGCAATGGTGTCAGCCAATTTGTCGCTATGGTTGAACAGCTGAGGCCCTAATCAGCGGTAATGAACCTTAGAGTACACTTAATTAACAATAGGTTAGCATCAGTGAATAGCGGTATTCTTTTGCTGTGGATGGATAAAACCGTGCGAACTCGTGCCATGACTCTGTTACAATGCCAACGTTTGAATGTCCTCTGCGACTTACGTTGATATGTGTGGAGCCTATGTCTAAAACGCCAACCTATTCGCCTGCCAATACTGTGGTCGTACTCGATTTTGAAACTTCTGGGCTTTCACCCAATCAAGGAGCACGTGCCATTGAAATTGGCGCAGTATTAATTGAGCAAGGGCAAATTACCGCGCGCTTTTCTGAGTTAATGAATCCGGGGTTTCGGATAAACAGTTTTATTGAAGATTACACAGGGATCAGCAATCAGATGCTCGCCCATGCGGCGCCCTGTGCAGAAGTCATGGCCCGCTTTGCTGAGTTTATCGGTAAACATCACTTAGTTGCCCACAATGCCACCTTCGATCAACGCTTTCTCGATGCCGAATTTTCCCAGATAGGCCATCAATATCCCGGCCAATTTGGTTGTTCGTTACTGCTGGCAAGGCGCTTATATCCTGAGGCCATTAATCATCAACTCGCGACCTTAGTTCGCCATAAACAGCTACCGACTAACGGAACTTATCACCGCGCCTTGGCAGATGCGGAAATGACCGGACATTTATGGCTGCGCATGCTGGCTGATCTTAAACAAGGGTATGCGATCACTGAGCCGCCCTTTAGCCTGATGCAGAAAATTATGGCTAAGACAAAGGCCGAGGTGCCTAAGTTTTTACGCCAATACGCCAGAGGTTAGCCCTATTTTGGTCCTCCATCAGGCAAAATGAGTATCGCGCATCAATAAAAAAGCCGAGTGTTATCAATCATTCGGCTTAATGATTCAATCAAAATAGATGCGACTTAAGCAAGCGCAAGCGGCGTACAGTCAATCCCGCAGGAGCTACGTACCACTAATGTCGTTGGGATCAACTGCGGGCTCACCGCTTGACCACGAATAAGCTTAAGTAGACTTTCCACTAAAATCTCCCCCGCTAACTGGGTATTTTGCTTAATGGTGGTTAGCGGCGGATTGGCAAAGCTTGCCACGGGAATATCATCGTACCCGACGACTGCGACTTGCTCGGGCACTAAAATCCCCTTCTCTTTTAAGGCGCGGATCGCACCTATGGCGATTAAATCACTGGCGGCAAAAATCGCGTCGAAATTCAATCCTTTATCGAGCAACTCCAAAGTAGCATAGTAACCCGCCCCCTCAGTGCTAATCGCCGAAATCTGCCGACGAGGATCGACTGTCAGCCCGGCGGTTTGCAATGCTTTGACATGGCCTAAATATCTGTCCCTAAATTCAGGGCAATGACTCGATGCCCCGCCTAGGAATGCAAAATCCTTACGACCGAGGGAAATTAAATGCTCAGTGGCAATTAAGCCGCCTTGGTGATTATCGCAGCCGATGGATAACACGGATTTATTGTTATGCTCGGCGCCCCAAATCACAAAATGGGTGTTCTGTGCCAGCAACTTTTCGAGCTTTTGCTCGTAATCCATGTAGTCGCCGTACCCCAACAAGATAATGCCATCGGCTTTATTGCTATCTTCATAATCGGCATGCCAATCACTGGAAAGCTGTTGAAATGACACGAGTAAATCATAACCTTGCTGCGCCGTTGCCCGCGTGATTGAGCCTAACATCGACAGAAAAAAGGGATTGATCAGTGAATCATCATTGGTGGGATCTTCACACAACAACAGGGCTAAGGTGTGGCTATTTTGGGTGCGTAGATTACTGGCGTTTTTATCGACTTTGTAGTTGAGTTCTTTCGCAATCGCTTGGATCCGTTGACGGGTTTCTAAATTGACTAACGGACTATTTCTCAGGGCTCGGGAAACCGTAGACTGGGATACACCAGCACGATAAGCAATATCAATCGAGGTCGCTTTCGATGCCATAGCAAGGTCACCATAATTATTATTTTGAGGCGATACTAAAACAGTTCGAATGACTTGTATAGCCGAAGGGTTTACAACTGACTAACAAGTTAGCAGGGATGAAAACCTTGATGAAAATGGCTGCAAAGCTTGTACAACAAACGCCCTCACCCATGCTAACAAAGCAGTGTCGATACAACTAAGGCTTATACCGACACCCAACAGCGCTAAACAAAAGTTAAATTCCTAACTCATCGAGCAAATCATCGGCATTCGTACTGGCGATGGCGGGTTTATCCGTCATACGGCTCCAGGGTGATGCGGTATCTGGGTGCGAAGACGCATTAGCGCCAAGACCATGTTGTTCGAGCAAGCTGTCAGGGTCGAACTCTTCGTCGTATTCAAACTCATCGAGTTTTATAAACTCGGTCTTATCCATGGCAAATTCGAGGTAGAAAATATGATTATTTTCAGTTTTAAAGGACACGCGTCTTGCGACAGCATCGTCTAAGTTTGCATCGATAGAAATCGTCAACTCTTTGTTTATGGTTAACATTTTAGGCTGACTTTGGCTGATAGAGGTTTGCAGTTCCTTGGAAACCTTATTAATAAAGTCGCCCAAGATTTGGTTCATCAACTCGCCCATCACGTTCCCCACTTCATCGGACGTGTGGGAAAAGGCGAGCTCTTCCTCTGGCATGCCCATATTGAGCATATAGCGGCGATAGATTTCGATGGCCGCTGGGGCTGAAAAGTTGATTACCACTAACCCTGAAAAGCCGCCATCAAAAATCGAAAAACAGCCTAGGTCGGGTTTTAAGCGGGTGCGAGTAATGCTTTGCACCATGCCCGCGTGGCTCACATGGCTGGCACTGGTGCTCGATAACACATGGGCGACCGAGTGGCATAACTTCAGTAAAATATCATCCGAAGTCACAATAGTGTTTGTTGTCATAATCCATTCTCAAACTAAACCGATGATTAATCTTGCGCGTAAAAGCATAAAAAATCAAAACCAAAACAATTAATTAGCAGTCTGGCTCTGAAATATTAAGTATATCTAAAGGCTAACTACTTGAATTTCATAAAATACGCGATTCAGTCTAACGTCTTATTCGCCTTGGTGATACACGAATTAGCGATAAAAGCATCAATCAGTCACAGTGCTAAACAATATTCTGCTTAAGATCAAAGAATCCCAATATTCTTAACGTCTTTACACGAAATAAACTCAAGTTTGATTCATTTGATACCGATTCGAAGGTATATTGGACACCATTCTTTTTGCGCCTAAAGGACCCCACATGATCACATTCTTGCGCCGATTCACTATTCTCCAACGACTGATGATGATGTTAGTGATGGCGGCTATAGGTACTGTGTGTTTTGCGAGTTTTTCCATTAAAGAGCAATACAGCAATCTTATTGAGCAAAAGTGGCAACAGATTGATGGCCAGCTCGGCAGCCTCCTCAGTGTAATCGATATTCATCGCCAAGATGCCCTAAGCGGCAAGCTGTCAGAAGCAGAAGCGCAACAAGCGGCGGCAAACCTGATTGACCAAACCCGTTACGCCGGTGTCGGCTACTTTATTGTGATCGATGATAATAATCAGATCCTCGCCCATGGCGAACGCAGCGATCTTATTGGCACATCGGCGCTCAATTTTAAGCTGCAAAATGGCACGAATCCCCTTGCCACTATGTTGCCGCTAGCCCGCCAAAACGGCAAAACCATGCTCGAATATCCAATTGCAAATCCCGTGTCGAAGAACATTGAAGATAAGCTGGTCGAAGCCCGTTATTATCCTGAATGGGGCTGGACGCTCATCACTGGTGCTTACTTAAGCGATGTGAAACAAAGTCTTAAAGCCGTGATCATCGATTATCTGATTATCATGTTTTTAATTTCTGTACCGATTTTCGCGTTTTTCCTGGTGCTGAATCACTCCATTACCTCACCGTTAAACGACGCTATCGATGCGCTTGAGGATATCGCCCAAGGCGAAGGCGACCTTAGCCAGCGTTTAAGCACCCAAGGCAAGGATGAAGTGGCGCACCTTGCCCACGCCTTTAACCTGTTTGCCCAGAAAATTGGCGACATGGTGGGTCATTTACAGCCATTGGGCCAGTCCCTCGACAATGATGCCAAGCAGTTAATGCTGGCCGTTGAAGAGTCGAACCAAAGCGCAGAGCATATCCACCGTGAAACCGGTAGCGTAGCCACCGCCGTGAATCAAATGCTTTCAACCACCCATGAGATGGCGAGCAACACCCAGCAGGCTGCCGATGCAGCCAACAGTGTGAAGAATCAGGCGCAGCAAAGCCAAGCGGTAATCGATGATACGGTGCGTGATACCGAAAAACTGGTGCAAGAGCTAAGGGCATCAGAAGTGATCACCCAAAAACTCGGACAATCCTCGGCGCAAATTGGCAGTATCCTCGATGTCATTCGCTCTATTGCCGAACAAACGAACCTGTTAGCTCTCAATGCAGCCATCGAAGCCGCCCGCGCGGGGAGCCATGGCCGCGGGTTTGCCGTGGTCGCCGATGAAGTGCGCGCACTGGCCAATCGCACCCAAGACTCTACCAACGAGATCCAAAAAATCATCTCGGATATTCAAATGGGCGTGAACTCTGTAATGAAGAGTAATAGCCAAACACAGACTCAATCCGATGAATTACAAGCCAAAGCCCGCGAAGCGGGTAATGCCATGGCGGCGATTTTGCAGCTTATCGCCCATATCAGCGATATGAACACCCAGCTCGCGAGTGCGACCGAGGAGCAGTCGCTGGTGACGGAGGAAATCAACCGCAATATCTGTAATATTTCGGAATTAACCGAAGTCTCAGTCAAAGCTAACGAAGGTAACAGCCGCGCGGCACAGTCATTGCAGGATATCAGCCAAGATATGTCTCATACCTTAGGCCAATTCAAAATCTAGTTCGCAGGACGAGATAAGCAACCGCCATAAAAGAGGACGTATTAGAACGTCCTCTTTTAGTTTAAAATACTTCACTCAACTAGGTTAGATGCAATCTAGACGGGTATCCATGCTATAAACTAGGATATGACTTTACCCTATTGCCGATTGAGGAACGTCCATGCGCATGACCTTAGCCGTTCACCTGCGGCAGTATACCATCCATAGTTTTAGTCCTAATGCTCAATTACCTAGCGAAGTCTTTGCCGAAGAAGTGTACTTTATCGGCCGAACCGAGGAAGGGCTGACAGTCGTGGTATCGAGTGAACTTGAGCTCGACAGTTTAGAGCAAGAACCCCATTGGTGCTGTTTTGAAGTCTTAGGCCCGCTGGGATTTTCGATGACAGGCATTTTATCGAAAATATCCGGTACCTTAGCCGATGTGCAGATCAGTATTTTTGCCCTTTCCACCTTCGATACCGACTATATTTTGGTCAAGAAAAATTGCCTCCAAAGCGCCGTTGCCGCCTTAAAAAAGGCGGGTTACAAGATTATTGAGTCGAACGAAGCGCCATAATATTGCTAAAGAGTTAAACCACTATGTACGAAAAATCTGTCACTATCACCGCAAAACATGGTATTCATACCCGCCCAGCCGCCCTGTTAGTGAAAGAAGCGAAAACCTTCAACTGCGATGTGCTAGTTGAATGCAATGGCAAACAGGCCAGTGCCAAAAGCTTATTTAAATTGCAAACATTAGGCCTGTATCATGGCGTCACCGTCAAAGTGTTTGCCGAAGGTGAGCAGGCACAGGAAGCGGTCGAGAAAGTCTCGGAACTGCTCATCACTTTAAGTTAAACGGCATCTTAGCCAGCTTGATAGGAACGAATATGTCGATTACGGGGATCATAGTGTCATCGGGGATTGCCTTCGGACAGGCGCTCCACCTTACCCAGGCCGAACACCACCTCGATTATCGCCCTATTCCCCTATCACGGATCCCGCAGCAACAGAGTAAATTTGTTAAAGCCCTACAGGCACTGCAGCAACAACTCAGCCACAGCCAAACTAAGCTCGACCCACAAAGCGAAAACTATCAGTTAATTGAAGCCGATTTGTTACTGCTTGAGGACGAAGAGCTTATCGACCAAGTGAAGGAAGCGATCC encodes:
- a CDS encoding DUF3334 family protein, translating into MTTNTIVTSDDILLKLCHSVAHVLSSTSASHVSHAGMVQSITRTRLKPDLGCFSIFDGGFSGLVVINFSAPAAIEIYRRYMLNMGMPEEELAFSHTSDEVGNVMGELMNQILGDFINKVSKELQTSISQSQPKMLTINKELTISIDANLDDAVARRVSFKTENNHIFYLEFAMDKTEFIKLDEFEYDEEFDPDSLLEQHGLGANASSHPDTASPWSRMTDKPAIASTNADDLLDELGI
- a CDS encoding ACT domain-containing protein, which codes for MRMTLAVHLRQYTIHSFSPNAQLPSEVFAEEVYFIGRTEEGLTVVVSSELELDSLEQEPHWCCFEVLGPLGFSMTGILSKISGTLADVQISIFALSTFDTDYILVKKNCLQSAVAALKKAGYKIIESNEAP
- a CDS encoding LacI family DNA-binding transcriptional regulator → MASKATSIDIAYRAGVSQSTVSRALRNSPLVNLETRQRIQAIAKELNYKVDKNASNLRTQNSHTLALLLCEDPTNDDSLINPFFLSMLGSITRATAQQGYDLLVSFQQLSSDWHADYEDSNKADGIILLGYGDYMDYEQKLEKLLAQNTHFVIWGAEHNNKSVLSIGCDNHQGGLIATEHLISLGRKDFAFLGGASSHCPEFRDRYLGHVKALQTAGLTVDPRRQISAISTEGAGYYATLELLDKGLNFDAIFAASDLIAIGAIRALKEKGILVPEQVAVVGYDDIPVASFANPPLTTIKQNTQLAGEILVESLLKLIRGQAVSPQLIPTTLVVRSSCGIDCTPLALA
- the recD gene encoding exodeoxyribonuclease V subunit alpha, whose protein sequence is MNHSTELTPPKESTQWVEAGALRLKAPLAELLKYWEKERLITPLDRHFALEMARLHPNDAQEPLFMLLCALLSQQLSAQHTCLVLEHIVPANPMAESVNHCQIRLSLPELIARLQNFEAVGEPHSNKPLIFDGGRLYLERYHHFETEVANALTRLSSSQPANSNDKDSDAPLRRQLDYLFPNAASSHAATTLEPHIDWQKVATATALGKKLAVITGGPGTGKTTTVTKLLLLQQLGSPKQIRLVAPTGKAAARLSESIKASKARLEQELKQAQATNEQVQSHETQALLAALKQVPEEASTLHRLLGVIPNSAQFRHHQGNPLRLDLLIVDEASMVDLPMMYKLLTALPEQAGLILLGDQDQLASVEAGAVLADICAGLKYESDQHSEWRMRYSQAQAEQLSKLTSFDLRAYIHREPKIGDSLCMLTHSHRFKGDAGIGLLASAVNRSDLAGILTVWQRGLAELTWLEHSMALSQTQAKISEPANNSGLHALLTQACEQYAEYLRPLQISDPSSVPSAIEAIARFNQYRILCAMRSGDYGVEGINQTVTKALSQAKLIHPQQEFYLGRPIIIQSNDYNLGLFNGDIGLILQDEDRPERLMAHFIKADGKLLKVLPARLPSHETCYAMTVHKSQGSEFNRVALVLPPNPSLVQWQLLTKELVYTAITRAKQHFSCLGTQQVFERASQQATQRASGLADRLWRD
- a CDS encoding PAS domain-containing methyl-accepting chemotaxis protein; amino-acid sequence: MFWWKVKSNNRDANNHSSGFTAAETLENELAAIRAYTAYICFTPKGEIIEANDIFLDVMGYSANEILGKHHRMFCTTQYSGSLEYQKFWQELAAGNAFTGTFQRLKKNHIPVYVEASYFPVKNSAGDVVKIIKIANDVTASQLNLIAKNAILDALDRSQAVIEFLPDGTVITANQNFLDIMHYQLDEIQGKHHKMFCDNEFYRIRPDFWKRLAAGEHFTGRFKRIDAHNNVIWLEATYNPIRDASNKVYKIVKFASDISHRVNTALQAVDMAAATSEQTSQITTNAVQVLNEAVCTSHQIAEQVKNASNIGGELLVQSKNINDIVITIRGIAEQTNLLALNAAIEAARAGDLGRGFAVVADEVRKLASRTSTATSEIANVVQQNTDLIKNIDHQLSNITNVALHGEDSINHVAAGLADVGNGVSQFVAMVEQLRP
- a CDS encoding class I SAM-dependent methyltransferase — encoded protein: MKSQVKDNYQITVATFDKHAKQYQDKYLEFAPYTQSYDCLLSYLTEHSRLLDISCGPGGISRYLVAKEPKLTVFGIDLAPQMISLAKQNVPSGHFELMDCRHLHKLIDRNMPPFDLIACGFALPYLSQTDLVAFFAHLRALIAPQGIVYLSTMEGEDSRSGLQTGSTGDSVYVHYHQYDFIEQQLAANGFQIRDVKRQLFPASEGTTDLFILAQAGA
- a CDS encoding HPr family phosphocarrier protein; translation: MYEKSVTITAKHGIHTRPAALLVKEAKTFNCDVLVECNGKQASAKSLFKLQTLGLYHGVTVKVFAEGEQAQEAVEKVSELLITLS
- a CDS encoding methyl-accepting chemotaxis protein, with the translated sequence MITFLRRFTILQRLMMMLVMAAIGTVCFASFSIKEQYSNLIEQKWQQIDGQLGSLLSVIDIHRQDALSGKLSEAEAQQAAANLIDQTRYAGVGYFIVIDDNNQILAHGERSDLIGTSALNFKLQNGTNPLATMLPLARQNGKTMLEYPIANPVSKNIEDKLVEARYYPEWGWTLITGAYLSDVKQSLKAVIIDYLIIMFLISVPIFAFFLVLNHSITSPLNDAIDALEDIAQGEGDLSQRLSTQGKDEVAHLAHAFNLFAQKIGDMVGHLQPLGQSLDNDAKQLMLAVEESNQSAEHIHRETGSVATAVNQMLSTTHEMASNTQQAADAANSVKNQAQQSQAVIDDTVRDTEKLVQELRASEVITQKLGQSSAQIGSILDVIRSIAEQTNLLALNAAIEAARAGSHGRGFAVVADEVRALANRTQDSTNEIQKIISDIQMGVNSVMKSNSQTQTQSDELQAKAREAGNAMAAILQLIAHISDMNTQLASATEEQSLVTEEINRNICNISELTEVSVKANEGNSRAAQSLQDISQDMSHTLGQFKI
- a CDS encoding 3'-5' exonuclease → MSKTPTYSPANTVVVLDFETSGLSPNQGARAIEIGAVLIEQGQITARFSELMNPGFRINSFIEDYTGISNQMLAHAAPCAEVMARFAEFIGKHHLVAHNATFDQRFLDAEFSQIGHQYPGQFGCSLLLARRLYPEAINHQLATLVRHKQLPTNGTYHRALADAEMTGHLWLRMLADLKQGYAITEPPFSLMQKIMAKTKAEVPKFLRQYARG